One region of Duncaniella freteri genomic DNA includes:
- the htpG gene encoding molecular chaperone HtpG — MQKGQIGVTTENIFPVIKKFLYSDNEIFLRELVANAIDATQKLKTLASFGEFKGELGDMRVEVKVDKDAGTLTVTDHGIGMTADDVNKYINQIAFSGAEEFVNKYKDNANSIIGHFGLGFYSAFMVSKRVEIRTLSYKDGAEAVRWDCDGSPEYTMEPCDKSTRGTEITLWIDDDNKEYLEQSRIDMLLKKYCRFLPVPVVSGKEQEWKDGKYEDTDRDKVINSTEPAWTRKPADLTDEDYRNFYHELYPGQEDPLFWIHLNVDYPFNLTGILYFPKIKSNLDIRKDRIQLYCNQVFVTDSVEGVVPEFMMLLQGVIDSPDIPLNVSRSYLQSDRAVKKISGYITKKVASRLEDLFKADRSDFESKWDDIKIFIEYGMLTDEKFCDAALKFTLLRDTEGKYFTLDEYKTLVEASQTDKDGNVVYIYATDPVEQYSYIEAANAKGYNVLLMNGQLDGHFISMLENKLEKTTFVRVDSNVADNLVVKEERKDSGLSADQISLLTSIFRSQLPKLEKCEFMVSFESLDPAASPVLITQNEYMRRMKDMAATQPGMSFYAELPDNYNLIVNTSQAAVAKVLADAESALEDKISPLRAALNADNEKLTALRAEIKDNKPTDEQKADEQKLMDSVDASRREQEAMASDYAGGVPSVKQMIDLALLGNGLLQGKELSEFIARSVRML; from the coding sequence ATGCAGAAAGGACAGATTGGAGTAACAACCGAGAATATCTTCCCGGTCATCAAGAAATTCCTTTATTCAGATAATGAGATATTTTTGCGCGAGCTTGTTGCTAACGCCATTGACGCTACGCAGAAGCTTAAGACTCTTGCTTCGTTTGGAGAATTCAAAGGAGAGCTCGGGGATATGCGCGTCGAGGTCAAGGTCGACAAGGATGCAGGCACACTCACTGTCACTGACCACGGTATAGGCATGACAGCCGATGATGTCAACAAGTACATCAATCAGATAGCGTTCTCCGGGGCTGAAGAGTTTGTCAATAAATACAAGGATAATGCCAATTCCATTATAGGTCATTTCGGACTCGGGTTCTACTCGGCTTTCATGGTGTCGAAGAGGGTGGAGATACGCACACTTTCCTATAAGGACGGAGCCGAGGCTGTGCGTTGGGATTGTGACGGCTCGCCGGAGTATACTATGGAGCCTTGCGACAAGTCGACACGTGGCACAGAGATAACTCTGTGGATCGATGATGACAACAAGGAATATCTTGAGCAGTCGCGCATTGACATGCTGCTTAAGAAGTATTGCCGATTCCTTCCTGTGCCTGTTGTCAGTGGCAAGGAGCAGGAGTGGAAGGACGGAAAGTATGAGGACACTGACCGTGACAAGGTGATCAATTCCACCGAGCCTGCCTGGACCCGTAAGCCTGCCGACCTTACCGATGAGGATTATCGCAACTTCTATCACGAGTTGTATCCCGGTCAGGAGGACCCGCTGTTCTGGATACATCTTAATGTGGACTATCCGTTCAATCTCACAGGCATCCTTTATTTCCCTAAGATCAAGAGCAATCTCGATATACGTAAGGACCGCATACAGCTCTATTGCAATCAGGTGTTTGTCACCGACTCGGTTGAAGGGGTGGTGCCGGAGTTCATGATGCTCCTCCAGGGAGTGATAGATTCTCCCGACATACCTCTGAATGTATCCCGCTCCTATTTGCAGAGCGACCGTGCCGTGAAGAAGATTTCAGGCTATATCACCAAGAAGGTAGCGTCTCGCCTTGAAGATCTTTTCAAGGCTGACCGTTCCGATTTCGAGTCAAAGTGGGACGATATAAAGATATTCATCGAATATGGAATGCTCACTGATGAGAAATTCTGTGATGCGGCCCTCAAGTTCACTCTTTTGCGCGATACGGAGGGCAAATACTTCACTCTTGATGAGTACAAGACCCTCGTCGAAGCATCTCAGACCGATAAGGATGGCAACGTTGTGTACATCTATGCTACCGATCCTGTAGAGCAGTACAGTTATATAGAGGCTGCTAATGCCAAGGGGTATAATGTGCTTCTGATGAACGGTCAGCTTGACGGACATTTCATATCAATGCTTGAAAATAAGCTTGAGAAAACCACTTTCGTACGTGTCGACAGCAATGTCGCTGACAATCTTGTGGTAAAGGAGGAGAGAAAGGATTCGGGGCTTTCAGCCGATCAGATATCTCTTCTCACCTCTATATTCCGCTCTCAGCTCCCTAAGCTTGAGAAGTGTGAGTTCATGGTGTCGTTCGAGTCCCTTGACCCTGCCGCCAGTCCGGTTCTGATAACTCAGAACGAGTATATGCGTCGTATGAAAGATATGGCTGCCACTCAGCCAGGCATGAGTTTCTATGCCGAACTGCCTGACAATTACAATCTGATTGTCAATACTTCGCAGGCTGCTGTGGCAAAGGTGCTTGCCGATGCCGAAAGTGCACTTGAGGATAAGATATCGCCTCTGCGTGCAGCATTGAATGCCGACAATGAGAAGCTGACAGCACTTCGTGCCGAGATCAAGGACAATAAGCCCACTGATGAGCAGAAGGCTGATGAACAGAAACTTATGGATTCTGTTGATGCCTCTCGTCGTGAGCAGGAGGCTATGGCTTCTGATTATGCCGGCGGAGTGCCTTCTGTGAAGCAGATGATCGATCTCGCACTTCTCGGCAACGGATTGCTCCAGGGCAAAGAGCTGAGCGAATTTATAGCTCGTTCGGTCAGGATGCTGTAA
- a CDS encoding single-stranded DNA-binding protein encodes MSVNKVILLGNVGRDPEIRYVEKRPIASFPLATDERPVRMPDGTERPGRTEWHNIIMWDGAAEMAERYIRKGTRMYIEGRLRYRTWEDRNTIKRTVTEIYVDSFELLGSPKSS; translated from the coding sequence ATGAGCGTTAATAAGGTTATACTTCTTGGCAATGTGGGGCGTGATCCGGAAATCCGTTATGTGGAGAAGCGTCCTATAGCTTCATTCCCGCTTGCGACGGATGAAAGGCCTGTGAGAATGCCTGACGGGACGGAAAGGCCTGGACGTACAGAGTGGCATAATATCATAATGTGGGATGGTGCTGCCGAGATGGCAGAACGATATATACGCAAAGGGACCAGGATGTATATCGAGGGGCGGCTACGTTATCGCACATGGGAGGACCGTAACACCATAAAGCGCACTGTCACGGAAATCTATGTCGATTCTTTTGAGCTTCTCGGATCTCCTAAATCCAGTTGA
- a CDS encoding MFS transporter gives METKMSMEASVPVNRDDSFCRLSWMQRVGFGSGDLAQNLIYQTISMYLLFFYTNVYGLLPKVAAVMFLIVRIIDVIWDPLVGTFVDKRNPSMGKYRSYLITGGVPLTGFAILCFWNGFSGSLLYAYVTYVGLSMCYTLVNVPYGALNASLSRSTDEITILTSVRMFMANIGGLAVGMGIPLVLRFFDSAETTDMSTSDSAWLKTMMLYGVVGLGLLIFCFSQSRERVVMDKSHAENVKVADLWMEFVHNKPLRVLAFFFITAFAMMAIGNSAGAYYINYNLHGSAAQLSIFMGLGSIPAFIFMPMIPSIKRAVGKKGMFYIFLTVAIVGMAMLYVISVVESLRSHMWLVYVAQFIKSTGVIVATGYMWALVPEVISFGEYTHGCRIAGIVNALTGIFYKAGMALGGVVPGLVLAFVGFDQTNEVSQTAFTQQGILWLVAVIPAMLLMLAMFIISRYDLSDEKIEEINREIERRNK, from the coding sequence ATGGAAACTAAAATGTCTATGGAAGCATCAGTGCCTGTAAATCGGGATGATAGTTTCTGCCGGCTTAGCTGGATGCAACGAGTAGGTTTCGGCTCCGGCGATTTGGCTCAAAACCTTATTTACCAGACGATAAGCATGTATTTGCTTTTCTTCTATACCAACGTCTACGGGCTTCTGCCCAAAGTCGCTGCCGTTATGTTCCTTATAGTCAGGATTATCGATGTGATATGGGACCCCCTTGTAGGAACATTTGTCGACAAGCGTAATCCTTCGATGGGTAAATATCGCTCTTATCTTATTACTGGCGGTGTGCCTCTGACCGGATTTGCGATACTATGTTTTTGGAATGGTTTTTCAGGGTCTCTTCTTTATGCCTATGTGACCTATGTCGGGCTCTCGATGTGTTACACCCTTGTTAACGTACCATATGGTGCGCTTAATGCTTCTCTGTCGCGCAGCACCGATGAGATAACCATTCTTACATCTGTCAGGATGTTTATGGCGAACATAGGCGGTCTTGCTGTGGGAATGGGCATACCCTTGGTTCTACGCTTTTTCGATTCGGCCGAGACTACTGACATGTCAACATCCGATAGTGCCTGGCTTAAGACCATGATGCTTTATGGTGTTGTAGGTCTTGGCTTGTTGATATTTTGCTTTTCCCAAAGCCGTGAGAGGGTGGTGATGGATAAAAGCCATGCAGAAAACGTGAAGGTTGCAGACCTTTGGATGGAGTTTGTGCATAATAAGCCGTTGCGTGTTCTTGCTTTCTTCTTTATTACGGCATTTGCCATGATGGCGATAGGTAATTCTGCGGGAGCTTATTATATCAACTATAATCTTCATGGTTCGGCAGCCCAGTTGTCGATATTCATGGGGCTTGGTTCCATACCTGCATTTATTTTCATGCCGATGATTCCCTCTATCAAGCGTGCAGTGGGAAAGAAAGGTATGTTCTACATATTCCTTACGGTAGCGATCGTGGGAATGGCGATGCTTTATGTGATCTCCGTGGTGGAATCGTTGCGTTCTCATATGTGGCTTGTGTATGTGGCTCAGTTTATTAAGTCCACAGGTGTGATTGTAGCCACCGGATACATGTGGGCTCTCGTGCCTGAGGTGATAAGTTTCGGAGAGTATACCCATGGATGCCGTATCGCCGGCATTGTCAATGCTCTCACAGGCATCTTTTATAAGGCAGGCATGGCTCTGGGCGGTGTTGTCCCTGGACTTGTGCTTGCTTTTGTGGGCTTTGATCAGACTAATGAGGTGAGTCAGACTGCGTTCACCCAGCAGGGCATACTGTGGCTCGTGGCTGTGATTCCTGCCATGCTGCTCATGCTTGCCATGTTCATAATATCTCGTTATGATCTGAGCGATGAGAAGATCGAGGAGATAAACCGAGAGATAGAAAGACGTAACAAATAA
- a CDS encoding YczE/YyaS/YitT family protein: MYSSIPTTGIKEKVISFIWQHMLLLISLYLMTLGVVFCVKSCLGSSVVSSLPFVFSLAGMDGKVPGLTIGGYTIVMNFILVLCQMLILRGRFDPMQLFQLVIGFVFGWLIDVNMMLTSGLHCDTLFSQLIVQAIGCTVMGIGIAFEVRCGSVTMPGEGISIVVSQVVQRPFAKVKIWVDTTLVLLAIVSCYLFFGSWQWNVIGVGTLFAMIYVGLVVKFMTPHLGWFDRLLGYIPGFRRYLFGLARFIYRHGSRSE; this comes from the coding sequence ATGTATTCTTCAATTCCGACAACTGGCATAAAGGAAAAAGTGATATCTTTTATCTGGCAACATATGCTGCTCCTGATCTCATTGTATCTGATGACGTTGGGAGTCGTTTTTTGTGTGAAATCCTGTTTGGGGAGCAGTGTTGTCTCCTCCCTTCCGTTTGTGTTCTCCCTGGCGGGGATGGATGGCAAGGTCCCCGGATTGACTATAGGAGGCTACACGATTGTGATGAATTTTATTCTGGTGTTGTGTCAGATGCTTATTTTGAGAGGTCGGTTCGACCCCATGCAACTGTTTCAGCTTGTGATAGGGTTTGTGTTCGGATGGTTGATTGACGTTAATATGATGCTGACATCCGGTCTTCATTGTGATACATTGTTTTCTCAATTGATCGTCCAGGCGATAGGGTGTACGGTCATGGGTATAGGGATTGCCTTTGAGGTCAGGTGCGGATCGGTCACCATGCCAGGCGAGGGTATTTCGATAGTTGTCAGCCAGGTTGTGCAGCGGCCGTTCGCGAAAGTCAAGATATGGGTTGATACCACTCTCGTATTGCTCGCGATTGTGTCTTGTTATCTGTTTTTCGGCAGCTGGCAATGGAATGTCATAGGTGTCGGGACTCTTTTTGCAATGATATATGTAGGGCTTGTGGTTAAATTTATGACTCCACATCTTGGATGGTTTGACCGTCTTTTGGGGTATATTCCCGGATTCCGGCGTTATCTGTTCGGGCTTGCCCGGTTTATATATCGTCATGGTTCCAGATCGGAATAA
- a CDS encoding DUF5106 domain-containing protein, protein MKFQALLISIFGIAMTSSCTSDHGAKSAETGKESAVTTATDDSSTYGLTPPKIPVTITDPQAIAGYAIVHYWDNMDFSDYTKVSDDKFMEHSFMNYLSAFPYASQEDASLAAETLMKRAEASQAAYQKVLEVAEHFLTSPNSSMRDEEIYYLFLQAADKSTFIDNIQRLRIKAQIEDVLKNRRGTPANDFAIVTDDGRHTSLYSEASPEQCRLLVFYDPECSHCHEIMEILKTSEMLGAAVDSGIIKVIAVYADGDKDIWERARHTMPGKWINGVSPGGEVDENEKYSFPAMPVIYLIAPDNTVMLKDTTPAAIEEWIAESM, encoded by the coding sequence ATGAAATTTCAAGCACTGCTTATATCCATATTTGGAATTGCCATGACATCATCATGCACATCAGACCATGGTGCTAAGTCAGCAGAGACCGGTAAAGAATCAGCCGTCACCACAGCCACAGATGATTCTTCCACATACGGACTGACACCTCCTAAGATACCTGTAACCATCACTGACCCTCAGGCTATAGCCGGATACGCCATCGTGCACTACTGGGACAATATGGATTTTTCGGACTACACAAAGGTATCGGACGACAAGTTCATGGAACATAGCTTCATGAACTATCTCTCGGCATTCCCATATGCAAGCCAGGAGGATGCCTCACTCGCAGCAGAGACATTGATGAAACGAGCCGAGGCAAGTCAGGCAGCTTACCAGAAAGTACTTGAAGTGGCAGAACATTTTCTCACCAGCCCTAACTCCTCTATGCGTGATGAAGAGATCTACTACCTCTTTCTTCAGGCGGCTGACAAGTCGACATTCATTGACAACATCCAACGGTTAAGAATCAAAGCACAGATTGAAGATGTACTGAAAAACCGTCGAGGCACTCCGGCTAACGATTTCGCGATCGTAACCGATGACGGACGTCACACATCGCTTTATTCGGAAGCCTCCCCGGAACAGTGCAGACTCCTCGTATTCTACGACCCTGAATGCAGCCATTGCCATGAAATAATGGAGATACTCAAAACGTCGGAGATGCTCGGTGCCGCTGTGGACTCAGGCATAATAAAAGTCATAGCCGTATACGCCGACGGAGACAAGGATATATGGGAGCGAGCCCGCCACACCATGCCAGGCAAGTGGATCAACGGAGTATCTCCAGGTGGAGAGGTGGACGAGAACGAAAAATATTCATTCCCGGCAATGCCGGTAATATACCTCATAGCTCCCGACAATACAGTAATGCTCAAAGACACCACCCCTGCCGCCATAGAGGAATGGATAGCAGAATCCATGTAG
- a CDS encoding glycoside hydrolase family 43 protein, with amino-acid sequence MKPRYLIPGDYMADPSVHVFNGRVYIYPSHDRQSEFEENDNGDHFDMKDYHVFSTDDIMNGEIVDHGKVLDVDDIPWAGRQLWDCDVAEKDGRYYMYFPLKDQNDIFRIGVAVADSPEGPFVPLADPMHGSYSIDPAVLKEGDEYFMYFGGLWGGQLQRYRDNKAIENPHLMPDEADALPSRVVRLAPDMLQFAEEPRPVVVLDPETGKSLLAGDNERRFFEASWVHKRGGKYYFSYSTGDTHRLCYAIGDNPYGPFVYAGCILTPVVGWTTHHSIIEYKGEWYLFYHDCVPSGGKTWLRSLKVRKLEYDESGHIIEMSGED; translated from the coding sequence ATGAAACCAAGATATCTTATTCCGGGTGATTATATGGCTGATCCGTCGGTCCATGTGTTCAATGGCAGGGTGTATATCTATCCATCGCATGACCGTCAGAGCGAGTTTGAGGAGAATGACAACGGTGATCATTTCGATATGAAGGACTACCATGTGTTCTCTACGGATGACATTATGAACGGTGAGATTGTAGATCATGGCAAAGTGCTTGATGTGGATGATATCCCCTGGGCCGGACGTCAGCTATGGGACTGTGATGTCGCTGAGAAAGATGGTCGCTATTACATGTATTTCCCCTTGAAGGACCAGAATGATATATTCCGTATCGGTGTGGCTGTTGCCGACAGTCCCGAGGGACCGTTTGTTCCGCTGGCAGATCCTATGCATGGAAGTTATTCCATTGATCCGGCAGTGCTTAAGGAAGGTGATGAATACTTTATGTATTTCGGTGGTCTGTGGGGCGGTCAGTTGCAACGCTATCGTGACAATAAGGCTATAGAAAATCCGCATCTTATGCCTGACGAGGCTGATGCCCTGCCGTCACGAGTGGTGCGTCTGGCTCCTGATATGTTGCAGTTTGCCGAAGAGCCACGTCCTGTGGTTGTCCTCGATCCGGAGACCGGCAAGTCATTGCTTGCAGGTGACAATGAGCGTCGTTTCTTTGAGGCATCATGGGTGCATAAACGTGGCGGGAAATACTATTTCTCATATTCTACAGGTGACACTCACCGTCTATGTTATGCCATCGGTGACAATCCTTACGGACCGTTCGTTTATGCCGGATGTATCCTTACCCCGGTTGTAGGATGGACCACTCATCATTCTATCATAGAATATAAGGGAGAATGGTATCTGTTCTATCATGACTGTGTGCCGTCCGGAGGAAAGACGTGGCTCAGAAGCCTCAAGGTGCGCAAACTTGAGTATGACGAGTCAGGCCACATCATTGAGATGAGCGGTGAGGATTGA